The sequence AAAACCTGAAAAATTTACAGAGGCTCCGTGAGAGAGGTGCCCTCCATGGTTCAGGCTCATTCCAAGTACAGTATCTCCAGGCTTAAGGACAGAGAAGTAGACGGCCATATTGGCCTGTGTCCCTGAGTGGGGCTGTACATTAATGTGCTCAGCTCCAAAGAGCTCCCTCGCCCTCTGAATTGCGAGGTCCTCAACCTGATCGGCAAATTCGCAGCCTCCATAATAGCGTCTTCCAGGATATCCCTCAGCGTATTTGTTTGTGAATACAGAACCCTGAGCTTCAAGGACTGCCTGTGAGGCATAGTTTTCCGAGGCAATAAGAAGTATCTTGTTTTTTTCTCTCTCTGTCTCGTTAATAACTGCATCATAGACAGCGGGGTCAACAATTTTCAATGATTCAAGACTCATCTCTGCTCCTTCATCACTCTTTGTTTCCTTCGTTGAGTTTTGTTTCTATTTTTGAAATCTTTTCAAGTCTCCTTGAATGCCTCTGTCCTTCAAAAGGGGTTTCAAGCCATATCTTTACTATCTCCGCAGCAATCTCATCATCTATTATTTTTGCACCAAGGACAAGAACATTTGAATCATTATGAAGACGGCCCATCCTGGCAGTAAGGGGGTTGTGGCAGAGTGTTGCACGGACACCCGGAAATTTATTGGCTACAATTGACATGCCGAGTCCTGTGCCGCATATCAGGATGCCCCTTTCAATCTCTCCTGAAGCGACAGCATCTGATACCCTTTCACCATAATCAGGGTAATCAACAGAGCAGTTATCACCTGTTCCATAATCCCGGGTATCTATCCCGAATCTCTGGAGCAGTGTTTTAATGCTTTCCTTTAGTTCCAGACCAGCGTGGTCACAAGCAATGGCAATTTTCATTGAAGACATAATATTTTTTAGTGTTCTGTTTCTGGTGTCATTTTGAGGTTTATAGACAACGACACTGGAAATTATCATAAATAACCAAAAGCATTGAAGTCAAGAAAAGAAATATTGTATAATTTATATTCAATCCGGAGAATGGACAAGAGACTGTGTTAAAGTACCTCCTGATGTGGGTTCGCTGATTTCCCGGCAGTAACCAAATAATTTCGTGAAACGTCTCTATTTGTCACCCTGAACTTGTTTCAGGGTCTCATAAATTCGAGGATTTACACAAGAAACAAAAAAATAAATATTAAAGAGGGAGATATATATATGACTGAAAAAGGAAAGGTTTACCTGATTGATGTCACCAACCGCGATGGTGTTCAGACATCGAGGATTTTGCTTCCAAAACTTTCAAAGACCATGATAAACCTCTATCTTGACGAGATGGGAGTTTATCAGAGCGAGGTTGGTTTTCCAACCCTGAAACATGAGATAAACTATATCAATGCTAACATAGAGCTCGCACGTCTGGGACGGATAAAGACCCTCCACCTTGAG is a genomic window of Nitrospirota bacterium containing:
- the rpiB gene encoding ribose 5-phosphate isomerase B, producing MKIAIACDHAGLELKESIKTLLQRFGIDTRDYGTGDNCSVDYPDYGERVSDAVASGEIERGILICGTGLGMSIVANKFPGVRATLCHNPLTARMGRLHNDSNVLVLGAKIIDDEIAAEIVKIWLETPFEGQRHSRRLEKISKIETKLNEGNKE